One region of Daphnia pulicaria isolate SC F1-1A chromosome 7, SC_F0-13Bv2, whole genome shotgun sequence genomic DNA includes:
- the LOC124349971 gene encoding uncharacterized protein LOC124349971 — protein sequence MPIVYIWSPKIGNPYGHAALQTDKYHISFWPDGDVKKELGTLTTALVGVNASLVFHHELDLFYEDKCRPTGVYEIVNVTDEAINGIHEKFLHYNGIKPADVTLKVAEEHIDIKKPEISVGKTPYTFVADIVGQTSVLNVISSTSSTSGSLHSEPFYYRKQSCVSFCFNLIQMADPKPQGIPSQLTDIVTSQALDNFTVPWFQSYIQRYWVKDKHAADNAFGRIKKYWLG from the coding sequence ATGCCGATTGTCTACATCTGGTCTCCCAAAATTGGTAATCCGTATGGCCACGCCGCCCTGCAGACGGACAAGTATCACATCAGCTTCTGGCCCGATGGAGATGTCAAGAAAGAGTTGGGTACACTAACGACAGCTTTGGTGGGGGTCAACGCATCCCTCGTCTTCCATCATGAATTGGATCTCTTCTACGAAGACAAATGCCGACCCACTGGCGTATACGAAATCGTCAACGTCACGGATGAAGCCATTAATGGCATCCACGAAAAATTCCTCCATTACAACGGAATCAAACCGGCGGATGTCACATTGAAAGTAGCAGAAGAACACATCGATATTAAAAAACCAGAGATATCTGTTGGTAAAACGCCCTACACCTTTGTGGCCGATATTGTTGGCCAAACTTCTGTATTGAACGTGATAAGTTCGACAAGTTCGACGTCAGGTTCGTTACATTCGGAACCTTTCTATTACCGCAAACAGAGTTGCGTATCATTTTGCTTCAACCTCATCCAAATGGCCGATCCCAAACCACAAGGAATTCCATCCCAATTGACAGACATTGTTACGTCACAAGCGTTGGACAATTTCACCGTGCCGTGGTTCCAAAGTTACATTCAAAGATATTGGGTGAAAGACAAACATGCCGCAGATAATGCGTTTGGAAGAATCAAGAAATATTGGCTTGGATAG
- the LOC124350009 gene encoding uncharacterized protein LOC124350009 produces the protein MDMNASDKYGRTRLHRTIESRSAIEINDQRAIETLVAEVNTLLNDGANVNTTTNAERDEMTPLHAAASHWRDIPIKLFRRLLEKSNPRTINARNSRGKTVLHLAFAHRSEMIATQLLQHTRPDVNGVLKVVVDVGIKDIAGLTPLDVAARWQDIPSHLFNNILDLTVLNPMENALAHARAINSGPTIRQLQTWIYVLTSIQQQSKSC, from the coding sequence ATGGATATGAACGCAAGCGACAAATACGGGAGAACTCGACTGCATCGCACTATCGAGTCCAGATCGGCAATCGAAATTAACGACCAGCGGGCGATTGAGACTCTAGTGGCCGAAGTCAACACGTTACTGAACGACGGAGCGAACGTCAACACGACGACAAATGCAGAAAGAGATGAGATGACGCCGCTTCACGCAGCCGCAAGTCATTGGAGGGATATTCCCATCAAGCTGTTCCGCAGACTCCTCGAAAAATCCAACCCGCGCACAATCAACGCACGAAACAGCCGCGGGAAAACTGTTCTCCATTTGGCTTTCGCTCATCGTTCCGAGATGATTGCTACGCAATTGCTTCAGCACACCAGACCTGATGTTAACGGTGTTTTAAAGGTTGTGGTCGACGTTGGCATCAAAGACATTGCCGGCCTCACTCCACTCGATGTAGCCGCACGGTGGCAGGACATTCCATCGCACCTGTTCAACAACATCCTGGACCTGACCGTTTTAAATCCCATGGAAAATGCTCTGgctcacgcaagagcaattaATTCAGGTCCCACAATTCGACAATTACAGACATGGATCTACGTTTTAACTTCCATTCAACAGCAAAGTAAATCTTGTTGA